The following proteins come from a genomic window of Acinetobacter sp. SAAs474:
- the rapZ gene encoding RNase adapter RapZ, whose translation MKRILIVTGQSGSGKSSALQILEDLGYYCIDNLPVALLSEIVAKLDQENNLECLALGVDVRSTQADLKEFDHVFEQLLHYGTVDVIYLSATDQELITRFSASRRPHPLATRFKTLTECLQEEKNLLLPIQFKATIQIDTTNHSVHDLKDTLLYRLGQTDNLIVILQSFGYKYGIPLDADYVFDVRHLPNPHWDLTLRKYTGLDEPVRQFLGDDEQTNEMFQDINQFLEKWLPAFAAGHRHYITISIGCTGGQHRSVYIVDRLKNALQAKWSIQVLHREMKHWS comes from the coding sequence ATGAAGCGAATATTAATTGTTACAGGTCAATCTGGCTCAGGAAAATCATCTGCCTTACAGATACTGGAAGATCTAGGTTATTATTGTATTGATAATTTGCCTGTAGCATTGCTATCTGAGATTGTTGCCAAGCTTGATCAAGAAAATAACTTAGAATGTTTGGCATTAGGTGTCGATGTTCGTAGTACTCAGGCCGATTTAAAAGAGTTTGATCATGTCTTCGAACAGTTATTGCACTACGGGACGGTAGATGTTATTTATTTAAGTGCAACCGATCAAGAATTAATTACCCGTTTTAGTGCTTCTCGACGCCCACATCCACTGGCAACACGTTTTAAAACCTTAACCGAATGTTTGCAGGAAGAAAAAAATCTATTACTGCCGATACAATTTAAAGCAACCATTCAAATTGATACCACCAATCATAGCGTACATGATTTAAAAGATACCCTGTTATATCGTTTAGGACAAACTGATAATTTGATTGTGATTTTACAATCTTTTGGATATAAATATGGTATTCCTTTAGACGCTGATTATGTGTTTGATGTTCGTCATTTACCTAATCCACATTGGGATTTAACATTAAGAAAATATACTGGCTTAGATGAACCTGTACGACAATTTTTAGGAGATGATGAACAAACTAATGAAATGTTTCAAGATATTAATCAATTTTTAGAAAAATGGTTGCCTGCCTTTGCTGCTGGTCATCGACATTACATTACCATTTCAATTGGATGTACCGGTGGGCAACATCGTTCCGTTTATATTGTGGATAGACTAAAAAATGCGCTTCAGGCAAAATGGTCTATTCAAGTCTTACATAGAGAAATGAAGCACTGGTCATGA
- the panC gene encoding pantoate--beta-alanine ligase, translated as MKLETTIQGIRDALYTARLSQKIIGLVPTMGNLHQGHLQLVREARKQCDIVIVSIFVNPIQFGPNEDYDSYPRTLEQDQQLLATVGCDYVFAPSVAQMYGDQPCLTNIAVSGITNDLCGLQRPGHFDGVAVVVSKLFNIVQPNYAFFGEKDFQQLAVIRQFVHDLNIPVEIMAVPIARAEDGLALSSRNGYLSQENRQVAPTIYHSLQTAKTTLLQGESLAEVLKNIKETLTQAGFVVDYVEARSPELQHVSSFNQDIVIFIAAKLGQTRLIDNLYIRYIS; from the coding sequence ATGAAATTAGAAACAACGATCCAAGGTATTCGTGATGCTTTATATACAGCACGACTTTCTCAAAAGATCATTGGTCTGGTCCCAACGATGGGTAATCTGCATCAAGGACACTTACAACTGGTTCGTGAAGCACGTAAGCAATGTGACATCGTCATAGTGAGTATTTTTGTTAATCCAATTCAGTTTGGTCCAAATGAAGATTATGATAGTTATCCACGCACTTTAGAACAAGATCAGCAATTATTGGCTACGGTAGGTTGTGACTACGTTTTTGCACCTTCTGTGGCACAAATGTACGGTGATCAGCCGTGTTTAACCAATATTGCTGTAAGTGGCATTACCAATGATTTATGCGGTTTACAGCGTCCGGGACATTTTGATGGTGTTGCGGTTGTGGTGAGTAAACTCTTTAATATCGTGCAACCGAATTATGCATTTTTTGGTGAAAAAGACTTTCAACAACTGGCCGTAATTCGTCAATTTGTGCATGATTTAAATATACCTGTGGAAATCATGGCTGTGCCGATTGCACGTGCAGAAGATGGTTTAGCTTTAAGTTCTCGAAATGGTTATTTAAGTCAAGAAAACCGTCAAGTTGCACCGACAATTTATCATAGTCTACAAACGGCAAAAACCACACTGTTGCAAGGTGAAAGTTTAGCTGAAGTGTTAAAGAATATTAAAGAGACATTGACACAAGCAGGTTTTGTTGTGGACTATGTAGAGGCTCGCTCTCCTGAATTACAGCATGTCTCTAGCTTTAACCAAGATATTGTAATTTTTATTGCAGCTAAATTAGGTCAAACGCGTTTGATTGATAATTTATATATTCGTTATATCTCTTAA
- the panB gene encoding 3-methyl-2-oxobutanoate hydroxymethyltransferase, with protein sequence MISLSDLRRFKADGRKFSCLTCYDASMAKAMEIAEIDSILVGDSLGMSIQGRDSTLAVTVEDMVYHTAAVRRGNQHAFIMTDLPFMSYATLNDALNSAKSVMQAGAQMVKMEGGAWLAESIAVLTRNGIPVCVHLGLTPQSVHVFGGYKLQARTREAADQLIADCHAVVNAGAAVLLLECVPAQLGEEITTLFPHVPVIGIGAGHATDGQVLVVQDMLGLTFTRVAKFVRNFMKEQAGETAILDAFKAYHTAVQDGSFPAREHTFQVEL encoded by the coding sequence ATGATTAGTCTAAGTGATTTAAGACGATTTAAAGCAGATGGACGTAAATTTTCTTGTTTGACTTGCTATGATGCGAGTATGGCAAAAGCAATGGAAATTGCCGAAATTGATAGTATTTTAGTTGGTGACTCTTTGGGGATGTCGATTCAAGGACGAGACTCTACTTTAGCTGTGACGGTTGAGGATATGGTCTATCATACTGCGGCAGTACGTCGTGGTAATCAACATGCCTTTATTATGACTGATTTACCATTTATGAGCTATGCCACGCTAAATGATGCCTTAAACAGCGCTAAGTCCGTGATGCAGGCAGGCGCGCAAATGGTGAAAATGGAAGGTGGCGCTTGGTTAGCTGAAAGCATTGCAGTGTTAACACGTAATGGAATTCCCGTCTGTGTACATTTAGGCCTAACACCACAATCGGTCCATGTATTTGGTGGTTATAAATTACAGGCACGTACACGTGAAGCTGCAGATCAATTGATTGCAGATTGTCATGCTGTCGTCAATGCCGGTGCTGCTGTTTTGTTATTAGAGTGTGTGCCAGCACAACTTGGTGAGGAAATTACGACTCTCTTTCCACATGTTCCTGTGATTGGTATTGGCGCAGGTCATGCAACAGATGGACAGGTATTGGTTGTACAAGATATGTTAGGCCTTACTTTTACACGCGTAGCGAAGTTTGTACGTAATTTTATGAAAGAACAGGCAGGTGAAACAGCAATTTTAGATGCATTCAAAGCGTATCATACGGCTGTTCAAGATGGTTCATTTCCTGCCAGAGAACATACTTTTCAAGTAGAGCTGTAA
- the folK gene encoding 2-amino-4-hydroxy-6-hydroxymethyldihydropteridine diphosphokinase: protein MSIKTYIGLGSNLGDSRQILIEAVEKLRTLGDVITSKLYQSPPMGPQDQPHYLNAVACLQTDLEPLLLLDELQRFEQESGRVRLRRWGERTLDLDLLLYGEALIQNERLTVPHVGILQRDFVLIPLLDLDVNLQLQGQQLKSLPILQHATLTVLDDATWADL from the coding sequence ATGAGTATAAAAACTTATATTGGTTTAGGCAGTAATTTAGGTGATTCACGTCAAATTTTGATTGAAGCAGTCGAAAAACTACGTACTTTAGGTGATGTTATTACATCTAAACTATATCAAAGCCCGCCTATGGGACCACAAGATCAACCGCATTACTTAAATGCGGTTGCATGTTTGCAGACTGATCTTGAACCGTTGCTGTTATTGGATGAATTACAACGATTTGAACAAGAATCTGGCCGTGTACGTTTACGCCGTTGGGGTGAGCGCACCTTAGACTTGGATTTATTGCTTTATGGCGAAGCCCTAATTCAAAATGAGCGTTTAACGGTACCACATGTGGGCATTCTACAGCGTGATTTTGTGCTTATTCCCTTGCTTGATTTAGATGTGAACTTACAGCTTCAGGGACAACAATTAAAATCTTTACCTATTTTGCAACATGCAACACTGACAGTGTTAGACGATGCAACATGGGCAGATCTTTAA